From a single Sphingosinicellaceae bacterium genomic region:
- the trmB gene encoding tRNA (guanosine(46)-N7)-methyltransferase TrmB: MTDPTTTRRLYGRRQGHALRHGQAALVEALLPQVVVPPTGPLDATTLFGDAAGARRPLWLEIGFGGGEHLAALAATNPDVGVIGCEPFLNGVVSALNHIRDGELENVRLYMGDALDVLDRIAPASLSRAFLLHPDPWPKLRHARRRFVNPGPLDLLADRIRPGGELRISTDHPIYLRWTLMQMAVRGDFKWVAAGPADWQLRPDDWPATRYEAKARRLEHEVWYLRYQRA, encoded by the coding sequence GTGACCGACCCGACCACGACCCGGCGGCTGTATGGCCGCCGTCAGGGCCATGCCCTCAGGCACGGCCAGGCGGCGCTGGTCGAGGCGCTGCTGCCGCAGGTCGTGGTGCCGCCCACCGGTCCGCTCGATGCGACGACGTTGTTCGGGGATGCCGCCGGCGCGAGGCGTCCCCTGTGGCTCGAAATCGGCTTCGGCGGCGGCGAGCATCTCGCGGCGTTGGCGGCGACAAACCCCGACGTCGGGGTGATCGGCTGCGAGCCGTTTCTCAACGGCGTCGTCAGCGCGCTCAACCACATTCGTGACGGCGAACTCGAGAACGTCCGGCTTTATATGGGCGACGCGCTCGACGTTCTCGACCGGATCGCCCCCGCCAGCCTGTCGCGCGCCTTCCTGCTCCACCCCGATCCGTGGCCCAAGCTGCGCCATGCCCGGCGTCGTTTCGTCAATCCGGGTCCGCTCGACCTGCTCGCCGACCGCATCCGCCCGGGCGGCGAACTGCGGATCAGCACGGATCATCCGATTTATTTGCGCTGGACCTTGATGCAGATGGCGGTTCGGGGCGATTTCAAGTGGGTCGCGGCTGGGCCGGCTGATTGGCAGCTGCGCCCGGACGATTGGCCCGCAACGCGCTACGAAGCCAAGGCACGCCGTCTTGAGCATGAGGTCTGGTATCTTCGTTACCAGCGCGCTTGA